A genome region from Rubidibacter lacunae KORDI 51-2 includes the following:
- the glcD gene encoding glycolate oxidase subunit GlcD has product MLKRLLHSAPRDRWEAIGDRFAHVVGKDGVIRRKEELLTYECDGLASYRQRPALVVLPRSTEEVAAIVRLCQELELPWVARGAGTGLSGGALPVEDGVLLVTARMKQILATDLDNQRAVVQPGVINNWVTQAVSGAGFYYAPDPSSQIVCTIGGNVAENSGGVHCLKYGVTTNHVLGLKVVTATGEILDLGGSVPDMPGYDLTGLFVGSEGTLGVATEITLRILKTPESICVLLADFTSIEAAGAAVAAIVGAGIVPAGMEMMDNLSINAVEDVVGSGCYPRDAGALLLVELDGLELEVAANVERVAGLCRDNGARGIQTAYDAEMRQKLWKGRKAAFAAAGHLSPDYFVQDGVIPRTQLVSVLREIEALSDRYGYRIANVFHAGDGNLHPLILYDNSVEGALETVEELGGEILKLCVRAGGSISGEHGIGADKNCFMPDMFSPIDIATMLAVRQAFDPKGLANPGKLFPTPRTCGEAAIARKNKLSEASVAAVEVDLF; this is encoded by the coding sequence ATGCTGAAACGCCTGCTCCATTCCGCCCCGCGCGATCGCTGGGAGGCCATCGGCGATCGCTTCGCGCACGTCGTCGGTAAAGACGGCGTCATTCGCCGCAAAGAAGAATTGCTGACCTACGAGTGCGACGGACTCGCCAGCTATCGCCAGCGCCCGGCGCTCGTCGTACTGCCTCGGTCTACCGAAGAAGTTGCCGCGATCGTGCGGCTTTGCCAGGAACTCGAGTTGCCCTGGGTCGCGCGCGGTGCCGGAACCGGTCTTTCCGGCGGCGCGCTGCCCGTTGAGGACGGCGTGCTGCTCGTCACGGCGCGCATGAAGCAAATTCTCGCAACCGACCTCGACAATCAGCGTGCGGTCGTTCAGCCCGGTGTCATTAACAATTGGGTCACGCAGGCAGTGAGTGGTGCGGGCTTTTACTACGCTCCCGATCCTTCCAGTCAAATCGTTTGCACGATTGGCGGGAACGTGGCGGAAAACTCCGGCGGCGTTCACTGCCTCAAGTACGGGGTCACCACCAACCACGTCCTCGGTCTTAAAGTCGTGACCGCCACGGGCGAGATCCTCGACCTCGGGGGCAGCGTTCCGGATATGCCTGGCTACGATCTGACGGGCTTGTTTGTGGGCTCCGAAGGCACCCTTGGTGTTGCCACGGAAATTACGCTGAGGATTCTCAAGACTCCTGAGTCGATCTGCGTGCTGCTTGCCGACTTCACCAGCATTGAGGCTGCAGGCGCGGCCGTGGCGGCAATTGTCGGTGCTGGCATCGTTCCCGCTGGCATGGAAATGATGGATAACCTCAGCATCAATGCCGTGGAGGACGTTGTTGGTTCCGGTTGCTACCCCCGCGATGCAGGCGCGTTACTCCTGGTCGAACTCGACGGGTTAGAACTCGAGGTCGCCGCGAATGTCGAACGCGTTGCCGGACTCTGTCGAGACAACGGCGCGCGCGGGATCCAGACGGCCTACGATGCCGAAATGCGCCAAAAACTATGGAAAGGTCGCAAAGCTGCCTTTGCCGCAGCCGGTCACCTCAGTCCGGACTACTTCGTTCAAGACGGAGTCATTCCGCGTACGCAACTGGTCTCGGTCCTGCGAGAGATTGAAGCCCTGAGCGATCGCTACGGCTACCGCATTGCCAATGTCTTCCACGCTGGCGATGGAAACTTGCACCCGCTGATCCTCTACGACAACAGCGTCGAGGGCGCGCTCGAAACCGTCGAAGAGCTTGGTGGCGAAATTCTCAAGCTCTGCGTGCGCGCGGGCGGCAGTATTTCTGGCGAACACGGTATCGGTGCGGACAAAAACTGCTTCATGCCCGACATGTTTAGCCCGATCGACATCGCCACGATGCTTGCCGTACGTCAGGCCTTCGACCCCAAAGGTCTAGCCAATCCCGGCAAGCTCTTTCCCACTCCGCGCACTTGCGGCGAAGCGGCGATTGCCAGGAAAAACAAGCTCTCTGAGGCATCGGTGGCGGCTGTGGAGGTCGATCTGTTCTGA
- the argF gene encoding ornithine carbamoyltransferase has protein sequence MNNLHGGDLLSLADLNADELHDLLTLAAKLKYGDLRPRCDGKVLGLLFYKASTRTRVSFSVAMCQLGGQVIDLNPSTTQVGRGEPISDTARVLERYLDILAIRTFAQQDIATFADYADIPIINALTDVYHPCQILADLLTVRECFGKLNGLTLTFLGDGNNVAHSLLLGCALTGVNIRVATPPEFKPDDAIVARARQLATDSTIAIVDDAKAAVEGAHVLYTDVWASMGQEDSAVDRLPVFQPYQLNSGLVQLAAPEAIVLHCLPAHREEEITTEVIEGKQSRVWDQAENRMHAQKALIASLLGLVV, from the coding sequence ATGAATAACCTGCACGGGGGCGACTTGTTGAGCCTCGCCGACCTCAACGCCGACGAGCTGCACGACTTGCTGACGCTGGCAGCTAAGCTCAAATACGGCGACCTACGACCGCGCTGCGACGGCAAGGTACTCGGCTTGTTGTTCTACAAAGCGTCCACGCGCACGCGCGTGTCCTTCAGCGTGGCGATGTGCCAGCTCGGGGGGCAGGTGATCGACCTCAACCCCAGCACTACCCAGGTCGGACGTGGGGAGCCGATTTCCGACACTGCCCGCGTGCTCGAACGCTATCTCGATATCCTGGCGATCCGCACTTTTGCCCAGCAGGACATCGCCACCTTCGCCGACTATGCCGATATTCCCATCATTAACGCACTGACCGACGTCTATCATCCCTGCCAGATTCTGGCGGACTTGTTGACCGTCCGCGAGTGCTTCGGAAAGTTGAACGGGCTGACCTTAACCTTCCTCGGCGATGGCAACAATGTCGCGCACTCGCTCCTCCTCGGTTGTGCCCTTACTGGCGTCAACATCCGCGTCGCCACGCCACCGGAGTTCAAACCCGATGACGCGATCGTTGCTCGTGCCCGACAGCTAGCAACCGACTCGACGATTGCGATCGTCGACGACGCCAAAGCTGCCGTTGAAGGCGCGCACGTCCTTTACACCGACGTGTGGGCGAGCATGGGTCAGGAAGACTCCGCTGTCGATCGCCTGCCCGTTTTCCAGCCCTATCAACTGAACAGCGGACTCGTGCAGCTGGCCGCACCCGAGGCGATCGTCCTGCACTGCTTGCCCGCCCACCGCGAAGAAGAAATTACCACCGAGGTCATTGAGGGCAAACAGTCGCGCGTCTGGGACCAAGCCGAAAACCGGATGCACGCGCAAAAGGCCCTGATCGCTAGCTTGCTCGGACTCGTGGTTTGA
- a CDS encoding hemolysin family protein, whose product MMLLSAFFAGSETAITAFDNLKLRGIIRERGDPQGVFRLVLENRARFITTLLLGNNLVNIFSAALTSNLFAIWFGNAGVAIATGVVTVLVLIVGEVTPKSLAIDNPLPVFVYAVRPIYWFSRLLSFFGVIYIFEKLTQGILQFVQRLTKVEPQQGESLADLHLMIELLGGRGKLDFYKHQLLNKALMLDRLSARDVVKPRLEMRTLPHLATLQEFVDLCLETGYSRIPIQAESKDSIVGIVHLKQALQSLRGMAPEDRTRTPVTDIMDPPQFYPETKRVASMLKEMLQQRLHMAIVVDEYGGTVGLVTLEDILEELVGEIYDESDSPPARARAQRFAARQLPG is encoded by the coding sequence ATGATGCTGCTGTCGGCGTTCTTTGCCGGTTCGGAGACGGCGATAACAGCATTCGATAATCTTAAGCTGCGTGGGATTATTCGCGAGCGTGGCGACCCGCAAGGGGTTTTCCGGCTGGTGTTGGAGAATCGGGCGCGCTTTATTACTACCTTGCTGCTCGGTAACAACCTCGTCAACATTTTCTCAGCGGCGCTGACAAGCAACCTGTTTGCCATTTGGTTTGGTAATGCTGGTGTAGCGATCGCCACGGGGGTCGTCACGGTGCTGGTACTAATCGTTGGCGAAGTCACCCCAAAGTCGCTGGCGATCGACAACCCGTTGCCAGTGTTCGTGTATGCCGTACGGCCAATTTACTGGTTCTCGCGGCTGCTGTCGTTTTTTGGAGTGATTTATATCTTCGAAAAGCTGACACAGGGGATCTTGCAATTCGTGCAGCGGTTGACCAAGGTAGAACCGCAGCAGGGGGAGTCGCTAGCGGATTTGCATTTGATGATCGAGTTGCTGGGCGGGCGCGGAAAGCTCGATTTCTACAAGCATCAGTTATTGAATAAAGCGCTGATGCTCGATCGCCTGTCGGCCCGAGATGTTGTTAAGCCGCGGCTTGAGATGCGCACTCTGCCCCACCTAGCGACCTTGCAGGAGTTCGTAGATTTGTGTTTGGAAACAGGCTATTCGCGCATCCCCATCCAAGCAGAATCAAAAGACAGCATTGTCGGGATCGTGCATCTCAAGCAGGCGTTGCAGTCGCTGCGCGGGATGGCGCCGGAGGACCGAACCCGCACGCCGGTCACTGACATTATGGACCCACCACAGTTTTATCCGGAAACGAAGCGCGTGGCATCGATGCTCAAGGAAATGCTGCAGCAGCGATTGCACATGGCAATCGTGGTTGACGAGTACGGCGGCACGGTTGGTCTCGTCACGCTCGAAGACATTCTGGAAGAACTCGTTGGCGAGATATACGATGAAAGTGACTCGCCACCTGCGCGCGCGCGCGCGCAGCGTTTTGCCGCTCGGCAATTGCCCGGTTAG